The Gemmatimonas phototrophica region CGTGCGCATCATTCCCGACTGGCTGCCGTGGGATGTGGCCGCGGCGTTCCCGCTGGCCACGCTCACCGCTTGGCGCATGATCGTCACGCGCGCCAAGGTGCGCCCCGGCGAACAGGTGCTCATTTGGGGCATTGGCGGCGGGGTCGCGCTCGCCGCCCTGCAGATCTGCAAGCACATCGGCGCCACCGCGTGGGTCACCTCCAGCAGCCCGGACAAGCTCGAACGCGCCATGCTGGTGGGCGCCGACCATCGGCTTGACCATCGCGAGCCGGAGCTGGGCAAAACCATTCGCGCCATGACCAACAAGCGGGGCGTGGATGTGGTGATCGACAGCGTGGGGGAAGCCACCTGGCCGCAGTCGCTCATTGCCCTCGGCCGACGCGGCCGGCTGGTGACCTGCGGCGGCACCAGTGGCCCCATTGTGCAGGTCGACGTGCGCCGCATGTTCTGGAACCAGTGGACCCTCATGGGCTCCACCATGGGCAACGACGCCGAATTCGACGCCATGACGGAGTTCTTCCGGCACGGGTCGCTGCAGCCCCCGGTGGACTCGGTGTGGACCCTCGAGGACGCCCCGCAAGCCTACGCCCGCCTCGCCTCAGGGGCGCAGTTCGGCAAGGTGGTCATTCGGCTGGTGCCGGAGGGGTAACCCTGTGGCCGCCAACGATTCCAGCGCCAACGGCGCTCCGCCCGACGACCCGTCTGCCAACTCGGCCACTCCGTCGGCGAAACCGGCCGGCGCCAACGCCCGTTTTACCCCTGACGAAGAGAAAGCCATGCGAGTCGTGGTGCAGGGGGGCGGGATGCCCGAGTGCCCGCGTTGTACGGTACGCATGACGCACCGGCCTCTTGGTGGTGGCTCTTTCGGCCTGGGTTATCATCGTCAGCGCGAATGGCTGCTGTGTCCGTCGTGCAAACGCAGCGCCATTTTTGATGTGCGCCGCGGCACGAGGTTGTGACATTGCACGAACCAGTGGAAAACGACAGCAATCGCACTAACGTTAGGTCAGAAATCACCGTTGGTGACGTGCTCGCGCCCACGTGGCTCGCACGTTCGTAGGACCCACATCTCCAACTGACCGCTTTGCAGCAGCTTTCTGATACCCTTCTCGTTGCCACCGCGGCAACGCAGGACGGCTCTGGCGCCGGGACCGTGACCAGCACCTTCTCCGAGCGGCTCGAACAGAGCTTTGCGCTGCTCGGCGAGTTCGTGCCGGCGCTATTTGGTGCGCTGGTCATCCTCTTCGCCGGCTATCTCGTCGCGAAGGTGGTGGAGAAGGGCACCGCGCGCCTGCTGCGCCGCATGCGCTTCAACCAGCTGCTCGAACGCGGAGGCGTGCTGCAGGCCGTGGAGCGGTCGGGGTCGCATCTCAACCCGGCCAAGGTCATTGCCAACCTGCTTTTCTGGGTGGTGATGTTCGCGGTGCTCCTCATTGCCGCCAGCGCCATTGGGCTCGACTCGCTGGCCAATGTATTCACCGAGCTCATGAGCTATATCCCGAGCGTGATCGCGGCCATCGTGATCATCATTCTCGGCATCGTGCTGGGCGGTTTTGTGGGCGGGCTGATTATGGCGTCGGCCGGCGGGTTGCACGGCGGCCCGTGGCTGGCTCGCATTGGCCGTGGCGGTGTGATTGTGCTGGCGGTGTTCATGGCCCTGCAGGAGCTGGGCATTGCCACCGAAATCGTGACCACCGCCTTTGCCATTCTCTTTGGCGCCGTGGCGCTGGCACTGTCGCTCTCCTTCGGGCTGGGCAACCGCGATCTGGCGGGGCAGGTGACGCGCGAGTGGTATGAGCGGTACCAGGCCGAGCGTCGCGCGATCGACGCCGAGGCGGCAGCCGAAGAGGCCGAAGAACTGGCCGAAGAACATTCGGAAGACGCGGCCGACGAAGCGGCGGAAGCGGCCGAGGCCGCGCAGGCGGCCGTGCGGCGCGAGGCGCAGGCGCGCGTCGCCCTCAATCGCTCAGCGTTGGATCGCCCTGCGTTGGATCGCACCGCGACCACGTGATTCCCTGACGGTCCCGGACGGTTGCGAGGTGTTATGAAGGGCGTGGTACAAGCATGGTCGATGGGTGTGGTGTGCGCCGTTGGGCTGTTCAGCCCCGCATCGGGACGGGCGCAGCAGGGCACGGCGGCAAAGCCGTCGGCGGCGAAAACCGTCCCCAAGGCGCCGATGGACAGCAACGCCATCGTGCTGCGCAAGCTGGCCGACGACGAACGGTGGGCCGTGGGGCGTCTGACGACGCTGCGGGCGCGCTATCTGCGCAAGGCCGACTGGGCCGATCTGGGCGACCGGTGTTCGCCGGGCGCGCTGCGGGTCTTCCCGCGCGATACCACCCCCGGCGGCCGCGATTCGGTGCAGGTGCTGGCCGAGGACATGGAGCGAATGGTTGTAGGGCGTGGAGCGGGGAGTCCGCTCAATACGCCCGAGGCGCGCGCGCTGTTGCGGGTCGTGGTGGGGTGGGAAGCGGGTATTGACCGTCCCAACTGGGATGTGGCCGGTACCGCCAAAACGCGCCAGGCCATTGCCACCGGGCTCACCGGCGAAGTGCCCGATCCGGCCGGACCGGGGTGTTTGCCGTCGCCGGCCATGGGCGATACGGTGACGTTCGTGGTTCCGGGGTTCACGGACATGGACTTCCCCAATGCGCCGCGCCCGCGGGTGAAGGCGTATTTCGGCCCCGAGGGGCAGCTGCGGGTGCGCGACGAGTTCTTTGCGGCGGTCGGGAGCAAGAATCCCACGGCGGAGCTCCGGTACATCGTCGTGGCGCCCATGGTGCTCTGGAAAGGGTACGCCATGGTGGGCGTGCGTCGCCCGCAGGAGTTGGGAGGCGTTCAGGTAGACGGCTCCAACCGCGGGGGGGCGGCATACCTGTTCCGGCAGGTCGGTAAAGAGTGGCGGCTACTGTCGATCGTACGCACCTGGGGTGGGTGAACGGCACGGAGTCGCCGGCCTGCTGCCGTGTCCCGGCGACTCCGTGGAGGGGTTTGGGGAACTCGCCTCGCTCCCGGCACTGCCGCAGGTGTCCAAAGTCAATCCCCGCAAACGATTTACGTGCCCTGAAGTTGGCCCGTTTGCCCCTGTGATTGAAGGCAAGAGGCGGGTAATTTTCACAGGTTGTATTCCTGCCGTGTGTGACCCATTTCCCGCCGTCTCATGACCGCACCGAACGCCCGCGAACGCATCCTGCCGCGCCTCATCGACGAGGAGATCAAGGAGTCGTTCATCAACTACTCCATGAGCGTCATCGTGTCGCGCGCCCTGCCGGACGTGCGCGATGGCCTCAAGCCCGTGCATCGCCGCGTGTTGTACGCGATGAACGAGCTCGGATTGATGCCCGGGCGTCCCTTCAAGAAGTGTGCGACGGTCGTAGGTGACGTGCTCGGCAAGTACCACCCGCACGGTGACAGCAGCGTGTACGACGCGCTCGTGCGTATGGTGCAGACCTTCTCGCTGCGTTATCCGCTGGTGGACGGGCAGGGGAACTTCGGGTCCATGGACGGCGACGGGGCGGCCGCGTACCGCTACACCGAAGCGCGCCTCACGCGCCTGTCGGTGGAAATGCTCAACGACATCGACCAGAACACCGTCGACTTCGCGCCCAACTTCGACGACCGGCTGGAAGAGCCGCGCGTGTTGCCGTCTGGCTTCCCCAACCTGCTGGTGAACGGTTCGTCGGGCATTGCCGTGGGCATGGCCACGAACATCCCGCCGCACAATCTCAAGGAAGTCATCGAGGCGGTCATCACGATCATCGACAACCCCGAGATCGAGCCGCAGGCGCTGCGCAAAATTGTCAAAGGGCCTGACTTCCCCACCGGCGGCTATGTGTACGGCCGGGCCGGCATTGCCGACTATCAGGACACCGGTCGCGGCCGCATCGTCATGCGCGCGCGTGCGGTCATCGAAGAAAAGGAATCGAGCAGCAAGTCGCAGATTGTCATCACGGAGCTGCCGTATCAGGTGAACAAGGCCAAGCTCGTGGCCGACATCGCCGAACTCGTGCGCGAGCAGAAGCTCACCGGCATCAGCGCGCTGCGCGATGAGTCGGACCGCGACGGCATGCGCGTGGTGGTGGAGCTCAAGCGCGATGCCATTCCGCGTGTGGTGCTCAATCAGCTGTACAAGCACACCGCCATGCAGAGCACGTTCGGCGTGATCATGTTGGCACTGGTGCCCGATGTGAACACCCGGCAGCTGGTGCCCAAGGTGCTCACGCTCAAGCAGTGCCTGGAGCATTACGTGACGCACCGGCACGAGGTCATCGTGCGCCGCACGCAGTTCCAGCTGGACAAGGCGCTGGAGCGTGAGCACATCCTGGAAGGGCTCAAGATCGCCGTCGACAACATCGACGAAGTGATCGCCCTCATTCGGGCCGCCGAAGACACGCCCATCGCGAGCACGCAGCTCCAGACGCGGTTCGGACTGTCCGAGCGGCAGGCGGAAGCGATCCTCAACTTGCGCCTTGCCAAGCTCACCGGCCTCGAGCGCGACAAGCTGGAGCAGGAGCTGCGGGAAGTGCAGGCCGAGATCATCGAGCTGCGCAGCATTCTCGAGTCGAAGCCGCGCCGCATGGAGATCCTCAAGGGCGAACTCCTCAAGGTCTCCGAGACGTACGGCGACGAACGCCGCACCGAGATCGTGAGCGACGAAGGCGAGTTCTCCATCGAAGATCTCATTGCCGAAGAAGAGATGGTGGTGACCATCACGCACAGCGGCTACTGCAAGCGGACGCCACTGTCGTTGTACAACCGCCAGGGGCGCGGCGGCCGCGGCAAGGCCAGCGCCGATCTCAAGGAAAACGACTTCATCGAACGCTTCTACGTGGCCAGTACGCACACGTACATGCTGATTTTCACCGATGACGGTCGCTGCTTCTGGCTCAAGGTGCACGAATTGCCGCAGGCCGGGCGAAACACGCGCGGCAAGCCCATCGTGAACCTCATCAACGTCACCCCTGATACGCGCATTCGCGCCATCGTGGTCACCAAGGAGTTCTCGGATACCGAGTTCCTGCTCTTCGGCACGAAGAACGGCACGGTGAAGAAGACGGCGCTCTCGCAGTACTCCAACCCCCGGTCCAATGGCATCAAGGCCATCAAGATCGAGGAAGGCGACGAGCTCATGGATGTGGCAGTGACCAGCGGCAGCAACGATGTGGTGCTGGCCACGCGCGACGGTCTGTCACTCCGTTTCCACGAGAGCGATGTCCGCGAGATGGGTCGTGATACCACCGGCGTGAAGGGCATCGAGCTCAAGCTCAACGACACCGTGGTGGGAATGGTCGTCATCAAGCGGGAGGCCACGCTGCTGGTGGTCACCGAGCGCGGCATGGGCAAGTGCAGCGAGGTGAGCGAGTACCGCGTGCAGAAGCGTGGCGGCAAGGGCATCAAGACGCTCGATCTCACGCAGAAGACCGGTCATGTGGTGGCGCTCATGGAAGTCGTTCCCGAAGATGAGCTCATGCTCATGACGAAGGCCGGCATCGCCATTCGCTCCAAGGTCAGCGAAATCCGGGTCACCGGCCGCATTGCTCAGGGAGTGAAGCTCGTGGCGCTCGACGACCAGGACATGGTCATGGCCGTCGCGCGCGTGATTCCCGAAGACAAGGATGATGGGGACGAGGGGGCCGAGGGCGCGGGCGACAACGCGGGCAGCACGGGCGGCGACAGCGATGCCGGTCCCGAGCTCGCGCTGGGTGACGGCGAGTAAGACGCCGTCGTCAATCTTCATCGGAGACCGCAGGTCCGGGGCACGTCCCCGGACCTCGCTCCGACTCAGTAGTGGGCAGCGCACAGGGCGCTGGCCGTGACCTCATGGGGTGGGAATGGCGACGTCGCGCATCCTGGTAGCTGATGACGACGAGGCGGTGCTCGAATCCGTGACCTGGTTGCTCCAGGAGAACGGATACGATGTCGTTCCCGCAAACGGCGGCACCGCGTGCCTGGAGCAGCTCGAGAAGAAGTCTCCCGACCTTCTCCTGCTCGACATCCTCATGCCGGATGCTGACGGCTGCCAGCTGCTGGAGCGCATCAAGGGCGAAGAGCGCTGGCGCGACCTGCCAGTGCTCATGCTCAGTGCACAGCCCCCCGAAGAAGCCTCCGTGCGGTCACTGGGGCTCGGTGCCGCCGATTTCATCCGCAAGCCGTATCGCCCCAAGGAGCTGCTGGCGCGTGTTCAGGCGCAGTTGCGCATGGGGGCCCTGTTGCGCTCTACGCGCGCCGCCTTGCTGCGCTCTGAGGAACAGCTCCATCGCGCACAGCAGGACGCCGACAGCCGCCGCAAGTTGGTGGACATCCTGCACGAGGTCACCGGTGACCTGTCGGTGAGCGAGCTGTTTCACCTGCTGGTCCGTCGCGCCGCCCGGGCCCTGGGAGTGTCGCACTGTTCCGTGGTGTTGGCCCGGCCCGGTGACGCGCATGCCACCGTCGTGGCGGCCTTTGAGAATCCGGGGCTGCAGCAGCTCGTCGTGCAGCTCGATCGCTACCCGGAACTCAAGGCGGCGCTGGAAAGTGGCCAGCCCGTGCTGGTGGAAGACCTCGATACGCACGAGCTGTACGAAGGGGTGCGCCACGTGTGGGGCATCGAAGGCATCGAGATCCCCATCCGTTCGGTCATTGCGCTGCCGTTCTCCATTGATCGCGGACAGTACGGCGTGTTCCTCGTGCGCCGCACGCGCGACCAGGAACGGTTCGGCCCCGCCGACCTCGAGTTTGCCCAGGCCGTGATCACCGCCGCCGTGGCTGTCATCCAGCGCGCGCAGATGGTGGAAAGCACCATGGCCGACAACGCGCGCCTGGAACAGCTCGCGCAAACCGATCCGCTCACCCAGCTGCTCAATCGGCGGGCGCTCACCGAACGCATCACCGCCGAAATGGAGCGGGCGCTGCGCTACGACAGTACGCTGGCGCTGCTCATGATCGACCTCGATCACTTCAAGCGCGTCAACGATACCTACGGCCACCTCGTGGGTGACGACGTGCTGCGCGATGTGGCCCAGCTGCTCAGCGACACCATTCGTGGCAGCGATATCGTGGCCCGGTACGGTGGCGAGGAATTTCTGGTGCTGCTCCCCGAAACCGACGACGCTGGAGCGGAGTCGTTCGCCGATCGCATTCGGGCCGCCGTGGAAGAACACCAGTTCGCCAGCGATTCCCTGGGTGGCGAACCGCTGCGCCTCACCGCCTCAGTGGGCGTGGCCGTCTATCCGGCCGCCCGCATTGAAAGCGTGGAAGACCTCTTCGCGCGCGCCGACGCCGCACTCTACCGCGCCAAAGCCGACGGCAGAAACAGAGTCAGAATGTAGAGCGGCCTCCGGATCTTCTCGTACTGAGTGATCCAGTTTGAGACGAGGACAGTGAGAGCGTTGAGACCATCGAGGTGCGATGGATATCGAATGTGAGAGGGTCGAGACAACCACGACAATGAGAGGTCCGAGTGCTGGCGTCCGCTCGTAACGGCGGGGACGACCGCTGTTCCAGCGGCGTCCGTGGGGGGCACTCACGTGCGGAGGCAACTGCTCGGACCTCTCACATCGTGGTTGTCTCGACCCTCTCACATTCGATATCCATCGCACCTCGATAATCGCAACGCTCTCACCTCCCCGTCCCGCCTCGGCAGACTGACCTCGCACGTCTGGACACGGGACCCGAAAGCGCCTATCGCCGTATTCTGTCCAGTTCCACTTTGACGCAGCGGTCCTGGATCACGTCGATCCCTGCGCGCGCCAACTGCTCCGCCACCTGAGCGTGCCGTATGCCCAGCTGCATCCACACCACGCTGGGCTTGTGCGCCAGGATCTCGTCGAGATGACGCGGCACATCATTGGGGCGCCGGAAGAGCTGCACCATATCGACCGGTGGTGAGATGGTCGCCAGTGAGCGATGTATTGGCGCCCCCAGAATCTCCTGGATGTCCGGGTAGTACACGGGCACCGGAATGATCTCGTAACCGGACTGCTGCATGCGTTCCGGGACATAAAACGCCGGACCACCCACCATCGCCGGCTTGATGCCGATGACGGCCACGCGCTTCACACGCTCGAGTATACGCAATACATCCGCCGTGCTTTCCAGCAGATGGTCCCGCCATGACGGAGCCGTCGCAATTACATTCTCCTGCACGATCTCCCTCCCCGGATTATCACCACTGGAGTACCCCCAATGCGTATGCTGGTGCTCGGGGCGGGGCTGCAAGGCTCCGCCTGCGCGTTTGATTTGCTGCAGGAACCCACGGTTACTCACGTCACCCTCGCCGACGTGCGCGTGGCGACGTTGCCCTCTTTTCTGCAGCAGCGCGCCGATGCTCGACTCGCGTGTGTCGCGCTTGATGTTCGTGATGCACACGCGGTCCGCGCGGCCTTTGCGCAGTGCGATGCGGTGTTGAGCGCGATTCCGTACTACTTCAACGCCGCCCTCGCACGAATTGCTGTCGAGGTTGGCGTGCACTTCGCCGATCTTGGGGGGAACACGCAAATCGTGCAGGAACAAAAGCAACTGCACGACGCGGCGTGTGCCAAGGGGATCAGCGTGATTCCCGATACCGGGCTCGCCCCCGGCATGGTCAACGTCGTCGCACAACATGGCATCGACCAATTCGACACGGTCGAGTCCGTACAGCTCTATGTCGGTGGACTCCCCCAGGTGCCGGAACCACCACTCGGCTACCAGATCGCCTACTCCATCGAAGGGATGGTGGACTACTACACCACGCCTTCACTCGTGGTGCGCGATGGGACTCCCACCACCGTGTCAGCGCTTTCTGAAGTGGAGTTCATCAAGTTCGAGGACGGTGTCGGGACTCTCGAAGCGTTTCACACCGCCGGCGGCCTGTCCACCATGGTCTATCGCTACGCGGGAAAAATTCCGGTCATGGAGTACAAGACGCTGCGCTATCCCGGCCACGCCGCCGTGATGCTGGCCATTCGTGATCTGGGGTTGCTGAGCACCACACCGGTGGATGTCAAAGGGCAGCAGATTGCGCCGCGCGATGTGTTTGTGAAGGTGGCCGGCGAGGCACTGCGCAAAGGCAAGCCCGATCTCGTCGCCCTGCGCGTGGTGGTGGTCGGCAGCAAGGACGGTGTCTCCCGCACCCGTGCGTGGGAGGTCGTCGACCGCTACGACAGTGCCCACGCCATTTCGGCCATGATGCGCACCACAGGCTACACCCTCTCGATCACCGGGCAACTGCAGGCGGCCGGTGCGATCGCGCCGGGGGTGCATACCCCGGATGAATGCATTCCCGCCGAGCGGTACTTCGCCTTGCTGGCGGCGCGTGGGGTCATGGTGCGCGAAATCGCTACACCCGAAACTCCGTAATCAGGCCGCGTACGCGTAGGCTGGCCGTCTGCAGCATCTCCGCCGTCGCGCTCACTTCCTGCGCCGAGGCGGAGGTCTGCTCGGTGCTCGCCGCCACCTGTTCCGCGGCGGCGGCGTGTCCTTCGGCGGTATCGCGCGCCGCTGTCAGCGACCGTTGCACCTGACCGAGTGATTGCCGGTTGGTCTCCACCGCGTTGGTCACGCGCGCGGTGGCAACATCCACCTGCGCCACGGCGTGCTCAATGCGCGCGAGCGCGCCGCCAACCGCTTCGGCCACCGTTTCCACGTCACGCAGCCGGGTCGCACCGGCTTCCACCGCCCCGGAGGCACTGGCGATACGCGAGCGGAACCGCTTGACGTTCTCCGTGACTTCGTTGGCGGCATTGGCACTCTGTTCCGCCAGAGCGCGGACCTCCTGTGCCACCACGGCAAACCCACGTCCGGCGCTGCCGGCGCGTGCCGCCTCAATGGCCGCATTGAGCGCCAGCAGGTTGGTCTGCGTGGCGATCTCGGAGATGACACTCACGAAGTCGTCAATCACACTCGTGGAGTCGCGCAGTGCCATCATTTCCTGACGCGACGCGGCTACCACTTCCCGTGCGTTGAGCAACGTATCCACGGCCACCTGCACCTGATCGCGGGCGCTGTTCGTGGTCGTGCGGATCTCGCGGCCCACTCGGTCGGTTTCGTCCGCTGCCTCACCAATCGTGGCGCCGGCTTCCGCCAGCTCCTTTACCGTTTCTCCCGCATGCTTGAGCGCAGACAGCTGCACACCAGCGCCGTGCGAAATGTCCATCACGGCCGTGGTGACATGCTGCGATGACGCCGCGGCCGACGAGGCCGACGCGGACAATTCGCTGGCGGCCAGCGTTACCTGATCGGCTTCTTCCTGCACCCGCGACAGCAGGATGCGCAGCCGTTCACGCGCCTGCTGCATGGCATCAATAAGCTCGGCGTATTCCTGGGCCACGCCACCAAAGCGGAGATCAATCTCCGGGTCGCGCAGATCGCCGGCGCCAATGGCCATCATCTCGTCGCGCAGCTGCACCAGCGGATCGGTCACGGCCCGCGCCGTGGACAACCCGAAAAAGGCGGCTACGCCAAAGGCCAGGGCCACCACCACGGCGAGACTCGCCTCGGCATTGAAGAGGCCGTCCCGCATGGACTCCATGGAGGCGTCCGCCCCGCTGCGTGCGCCTTTGCGCAGGGCCTGCAGTTCGTTCTCGATGGCGTCCATGTCGCGCGTGGTTTGCGCGAGCACGCGGTCGGCGTTGGCCGTTTGCCCCGCCACCTGCCACGCGCGTGTCACCGCAATGCGCACTTCGAGGGAGGCCTGCAGTCGTCCGATGTTCTCCAGGTGCCGCCGTTCGCTCGAGTTGAGCGCACCACGGCCCAGGGCATCATTGCGCAGCTGTTCGGCCTGCGTCACCAACGTGCGATACACCTGTTCGTCGTCGCTGGTGCCGGTGCTGAGGTAGCGCAGCCCGGCGACCAGTTCGCGCAGCACGGTGTTGGTGGCGCGTTCAATGAACTCCGACCGGTCGGCCAACGCGCGGACCGTGTTTTCGGCGTCGCGATTACTGCGCGAGAGCCCGTACCAGCCCAGGAGACCGGCCACGAGCAACAGCGTGATGGAAATCCCGAAGCCCGCAATGAGTCGGGCGCGAATGGTGGTGAGGCGCCAGATACCGCTCATGGCCGACCTCCCGATCCGCTGGCCGGCCCCGTGGGGGGCTCACCGGGCACCCGGGTAATGACCACCGTGCGTCCCTTGATGTCATGGTTCTTCTCGAAGGCAATGCGGCCCACGACGCCATCCACCGACGGCGCCCCGTTGCCAACTTGCTCCAGCGCGAGCCGCAACGCCGCCCGCGTACGCACCCCATTCGCCACGGTGCGCCCAACCACGATCGCGGCGTCGTAGGCCAGCGCCGCAAACATGTCGGGGGCGCGGCCAAAACGGGCCTTGTACGCGGGCAGGAAATACTGGGCTTCTTTGCTGGAGGCCCGGGACTCATCGAAGAAGGCCACGTAGCGCGCACCGGCGGCATCGCCGTCCTCTTTCATGTTCTCCGTGCCATCGCCTCCAATGAAGGGCACCGTGATGCCTTTGCGGCGCAACGCGCGCATGAGTTCCAGAGCATCAGCGCCGTCACCGGGAAAGAGCAGCACATCGGGGGCGAGCGACGCAATGAGCGCCGCGTAGGCGTCAAACTCCACGACGCCGGTGAGGTACGGGTCACGCATGACCACCGCGCCCCGCCCCTGTTCGAACGTCTGGGCGAAGGTGGCGGCCCAGTCGCGGCCGTAGGAATCGTTGCGATACACGATGGCCGCACGGCGGGCACGCAACGTGTCGAGCACCCACTGAGCGGTGTACATCGCGGCGTTGGCGTCCGAGGGCGATACCCGGAAGAACCACGGGCTGATCCCGCTCAGGCGCGGCGACGACGAGGTGGGGGAGATGGCGACCACGCCGTTGGCGCCGTCGTGTTCGGTGTCGGCGTACACCGGAATCGCTTCGAGCGTATTGCCGCTTTCGGGGTGTCCCACCACGGCAATCACGGAGGGATCTTCGCGCAGTTGCTGGGCGACCCGCACTGCACTGTTGGCGGTGGAGTCTGGCAGGCGCACGCGAAACCGCGGGCCACCGCCCTGTTCATTAAGCCGGGCGACCGCGACTTCGACCCCGTGCACCACCTGGATGTAGTTCGGCGATCCGGGAATGGCACCCACGCCAATCGCGAGCGGGCCGGACATGGCACCGTCGTCTGCCCGCCGACAGCCGGCGCTGGCAAGGGTGAGCGCCCAGGACGCCAGCAGCGCTAGGGGAACTCGACCGCAGTGGGGACGGCGCGCTACCGCGGCGAAGGGCGTCGGGGGCCCGGAGGGGCGGGAAGGTGGCACGGAGGATTTCACACCGAAAAGACGATCCGGACGGCCCCCCGGAAACGGCATATAAATCTCCGATTTTTAGCCGTTTTCGACCGGTTCATTAGGACCGCTTTCGGACTGAAAAACCCTCTAAAAATTGTTTAGAAAGTTATGGACTCAAGAAAAGTCTGACAAACCCCGAAAAGACTCAAAGAATTGCTTGCGAGGTTTTGAAACCACGGTTTAGCTTCGCTTCAGTAGTCCCACCACCCCTCCCTTTGCCTCGTGCCCGGTTCCTCAAAAACCGCGCACGGGGTGAAGGGATCCCACACTCCCTCAGGAACCGGCATGGTTGGCACGTTCCGCCCGCGGCGAATGGCTTCCGCTGCGCTGCTGGGCGCTCTGGCCCTCGGGCTCGCAGCCTGCGGCGGCGAGTATCCGAATTCGACGTTCAATCACAACACCGACTTCAACGCGGACATCGACGCGTTGTGGGACAAGCTCCTGTTCTGGGGCACGATTGTCTTTGTCGGCGTTGAGGCTGCTCTCGTCTACACGATTTTCCGTTTCCGTCGTCGCCCTGGTGCGCCGACGCCCAAGCAGGTGCATGGGAACACGGTGCTGGAGATCACCTGGACGGCCATTCCCGCCGTCATCCTGATCTTCATCGCCATCCCCACCGTCCGCACGATCTTCAAGACACAGGCGAAGGCCGCTCCGGACGCATTGCAGGTCGAAGTCATCGGCCATCAGTGGTGGTGGGAGTTCAAGTATCCCCAGCTGGGCATCACGACGGCCAACGAGCTGTATCTGCCCAATGGGCGGACGGTGAACTTCCAGCTCAAGACGATCGACGTGCTGCACTCCTTCTGGATTCCCCAGATGGGCGGCAAGCGCGATTTGATCTCGAACCGCACCAACTACCTCTGGTTCACGCCGAACAAGGACCTGCCGTCGTCGGCGTGGAACGGGTTCTGTGCCGAGTTCTGCGGCCCGTCGCACGCGAACATGAAGTTCCGCGTGTACACGGTGACGCCGCAGGAATTCGACCAGTGGTCGGCGCACCAGAAGCAGAACGCGATCTTCCCGACAGTGGCAGCGGCACCGGCACCGGCTGCCGTGGCTCCGGTCCCGTCGGGAACGGGTGCGACCCCGGTGTTGCTCGCCTCCGTGCAGGGCGCGCAGCCGGTGGCGGCCGATTCGGCCGCTCCCGCCGCGGCTCCTGTCCCGGTGTGGGCATTCCCCCGCGAGAAGTTGGAGTCGGAATTCAAGTACACCATTCCGACGGCCAAAATTCCGGTCTCGGTCACCTTCGATGAGTCGCTGCTGGCCAAGGGCGACGCCGAGAAGGGGCGTCAGCTGTACAGCAAGTCGACCTGCATCGGCTGCCATGCCATTGGTGGCACGCCGTTCAACATGGCGAACGTGGGCCCGAATCTGACGCATGTCGGGACGCGCTACACGATTGCTGGTGGTCTCTACCCGAACGACGCGAAACATCTCGCCTACTGGATCAAGAACGCTCCGGCGCTCAAGCCGGGCAGCCTCATGCCCACGCTCGGCAAGGGGCTG contains the following coding sequences:
- a CDS encoding CoA-binding protein, which produces MQENVIATAPSWRDHLLESTADVLRILERVKRVAVIGIKPAMVGGPAFYVPERMQQSGYEIIPVPVYYPDIQEILGAPIHRSLATISPPVDMVQLFRRPNDVPRHLDEILAHKPSVVWMQLGIRHAQVAEQLARAGIDVIQDRCVKVELDRIRR
- a CDS encoding diguanylate cyclase, whose product is MATSRILVADDDEAVLESVTWLLQENGYDVVPANGGTACLEQLEKKSPDLLLLDILMPDADGCQLLERIKGEERWRDLPVLMLSAQPPEEASVRSLGLGAADFIRKPYRPKELLARVQAQLRMGALLRSTRAALLRSEEQLHRAQQDADSRRKLVDILHEVTGDLSVSELFHLLVRRAARALGVSHCSVVLARPGDAHATVVAAFENPGLQQLVVQLDRYPELKAALESGQPVLVEDLDTHELYEGVRHVWGIEGIEIPIRSVIALPFSIDRGQYGVFLVRRTRDQERFGPADLEFAQAVITAAVAVIQRAQMVESTMADNARLEQLAQTDPLTQLLNRRALTERITAEMERALRYDSTLALLMIDLDHFKRVNDTYGHLVGDDVLRDVAQLLSDTIRGSDIVARYGGEEFLVLLPETDDAGAESFADRIRAAVEEHQFASDSLGGEPLRLTASVGVAVYPAARIESVEDLFARADAALYRAKADGRNRVRM
- a CDS encoding zinc-binding dehydrogenase, translating into MSLFHTMRALTFTAHGGPEQLVVRDDLPRPSVHATDGVRVRIHAAALNRLDLWVLQGIPGSKVKPGWALGSDGAGIVESVGSAVTSVKVGDRVILNPGVVDRTCRCEYCRDGDQPLCLSFGVLGEHYPGTIADYVVVPEANVRIIPDWLPWDVAAAFPLATLTAWRMIVTRAKVRPGEQVLIWGIGGGVALAALQICKHIGATAWVTSSSPDKLERAMLVGADHRLDHREPELGKTIRAMTNKRGVDVVIDSVGEATWPQSLIALGRRGRLVTCGGTSGPIVQVDVRRMFWNQWTLMGSTMGNDAEFDAMTEFFRHGSLQPPVDSVWTLEDAPQAYARLASGAQFGKVVIRLVPEG
- the gyrA gene encoding DNA gyrase subunit A, which codes for MTAPNARERILPRLIDEEIKESFINYSMSVIVSRALPDVRDGLKPVHRRVLYAMNELGLMPGRPFKKCATVVGDVLGKYHPHGDSSVYDALVRMVQTFSLRYPLVDGQGNFGSMDGDGAAAYRYTEARLTRLSVEMLNDIDQNTVDFAPNFDDRLEEPRVLPSGFPNLLVNGSSGIAVGMATNIPPHNLKEVIEAVITIIDNPEIEPQALRKIVKGPDFPTGGYVYGRAGIADYQDTGRGRIVMRARAVIEEKESSSKSQIVITELPYQVNKAKLVADIAELVREQKLTGISALRDESDRDGMRVVVELKRDAIPRVVLNQLYKHTAMQSTFGVIMLALVPDVNTRQLVPKVLTLKQCLEHYVTHRHEVIVRRTQFQLDKALEREHILEGLKIAVDNIDEVIALIRAAEDTPIASTQLQTRFGLSERQAEAILNLRLAKLTGLERDKLEQELREVQAEIIELRSILESKPRRMEILKGELLKVSETYGDERRTEIVSDEGEFSIEDLIAEEEMVVTITHSGYCKRTPLSLYNRQGRGGRGKASADLKENDFIERFYVASTHTYMLIFTDDGRCFWLKVHELPQAGRNTRGKPIVNLINVTPDTRIRAIVVTKEFSDTEFLLFGTKNGTVKKTALSQYSNPRSNGIKAIKIEEGDELMDVAVTSGSNDVVLATRDGLSLRFHESDVREMGRDTTGVKGIELKLNDTVVGMVVIKREATLLVVTERGMGKCSEVSEYRVQKRGGKGIKTLDLTQKTGHVVALMEVVPEDELMLMTKAGIAIRSKVSEIRVTGRIAQGVKLVALDDQDMVMAVARVIPEDKDDGDEGAEGAGDNAGSTGGDSDAGPELALGDGE
- a CDS encoding mechanosensitive ion channel family protein, which codes for MQQLSDTLLVATAATQDGSGAGTVTSTFSERLEQSFALLGEFVPALFGALVILFAGYLVAKVVEKGTARLLRRMRFNQLLERGGVLQAVERSGSHLNPAKVIANLLFWVVMFAVLLIAASAIGLDSLANVFTELMSYIPSVIAAIVIIILGIVLGGFVGGLIMASAGGLHGGPWLARIGRGGVIVLAVFMALQELGIATEIVTTAFAILFGAVALALSLSFGLGNRDLAGQVTREWYERYQAERRAIDAEAAAEEAEELAEEHSEDAADEAAEAAEAAQAAVRREAQARVALNRSALDRPALDRTATT